From one Gemmobacter sp. genomic stretch:
- a CDS encoding replication-associated recombination protein A — MTDLFDTTPGTPATAPRPLADRLRPRHLSEVIGQQQVLAPEGPLGAMLAAGSLSNLILWGPPGVGKTTIARLLAEGSDLAFVQISAIFTGVPELRKVFDAARLRRAQGRGTLLFVDEIHRFNKAQQDGFLPHMEDGTITLVGATTENPSFELNAALLSRSQVIVLDRLSLADLERLVQRAEQELGRPLPLTADAREALLDMADGDGRALLNLVEQVAAWKTAPLDRDALATRLMRRAAKYDKSGEEHYNLISALHKSVRGSDPDAALYWFARMLEGGEDPRFLARRLTRMAVEDIGLADPQAQGICLDAWNTYERLGSPEGELALANAVIYLALAPKSNAAYGAYKAARRLARDSGSLMPPKHILNAPTKMMKGLGYGDGYAYDHDAEDGFSGQDYFPDGMKRPVLYAPVERGFERELHKRLDWFAKLRARRQGG; from the coding sequence ATGACCGACCTGTTCGACACCACCCCCGGCACCCCTGCCACTGCGCCCCGTCCGCTGGCCGACCGGCTGCGGCCGCGCCATCTGTCCGAGGTGATCGGCCAGCAACAGGTGCTGGCACCCGAAGGGCCGCTGGGCGCCATGCTGGCCGCCGGCAGCTTGTCGAACCTGATCCTGTGGGGTCCGCCCGGGGTGGGCAAGACCACCATCGCGCGGCTGCTGGCCGAGGGCAGCGACCTGGCCTTTGTCCAGATCAGCGCCATTTTCACCGGCGTGCCGGAGTTGCGCAAGGTGTTCGACGCCGCCCGCCTGCGCCGCGCGCAGGGGCGCGGAACGCTGCTGTTCGTTGACGAGATCCACCGCTTCAACAAGGCGCAGCAGGATGGGTTCCTGCCGCATATGGAGGATGGCACCATCACGCTGGTGGGGGCCACCACCGAAAACCCCTCGTTCGAGCTGAACGCGGCGTTGCTGTCACGCTCGCAGGTGATCGTGCTGGACCGGCTGAGCCTGGCCGATCTGGAACGCCTGGTGCAGCGCGCCGAACAGGAACTTGGCCGCCCCCTGCCCCTGACCGCCGATGCGCGCGAGGCGCTGCTGGACATGGCCGACGGCGACGGGCGGGCGCTGCTGAACCTGGTGGAACAGGTGGCGGCGTGGAAAACCGCCCCGCTGGACCGCGACGCGCTGGCGACCCGCCTGATGCGGCGCGCGGCGAAATACGACAAGTCCGGCGAGGAACATTACAACCTGATTTCCGCCCTGCACAAATCGGTGCGCGGATCCGACCCGGATGCCGCGCTCTACTGGTTTGCCCGCATGCTGGAGGGCGGCGAGGATCCGCGCTTTCTGGCCCGCCGCCTGACCCGCATGGCGGTCGAGGATATCGGGCTGGCCGATCCGCAGGCGCAGGGCATTTGCCTGGATGCCTGGAACACCTATGAACGGCTGGGCAGCCCCGAAGGTGAACTGGCGCTGGCCAATGCGGTGATCTACCTGGCCCTTGCCCCGAAATCCAACGCTGCTTATGGCGCCTACAAGGCCGCGCGTCGGCTGGCCCGCGACAGCGGCAGCCTGATGCCGCCCAAGCATATCCTGAACGCCCCGACCAAGATGATGAAGGGCCTGGGCTATGGCGATGGCTATGCCTATGACCACGATGCCGAGGACGGGTTTTCAGGCCAGGACTATTTCCCCGACGGCATGAAGCGTCCGGTCCTTTATGCCCCCGTCGAACGCGGGTTCGAGCGGGAATTGCACAAGCGGCTGGACTGGTTCGCCAAATTGCGCGCACGCCGGCAGGGCGGATAG
- the purU gene encoding formyltetrahydrofolate deformylase, producing MTSQAAAVLTIQCESRRGIVAAVSGYLAEQGCNITDSAQYDDPATGKFFARISFHPETGAALPQLRDGFAPIAGRFGMDWAIHDGAVPVKVLLMVSNFGHCLNDLLYRWRIGALPVEIVGVVSNHLTYQKLVVNHDIPFHHIKVTKDTKAESEARLLALIEESGTELVVLARYMQILSDAMCRKMSGRIINIHHSFLPSFKGANPYKQAFDRGVKLIGATSHYVTADLDEGPIIEQETVRVTHAQSPEDYVSLGREVESSVLAHAVHAHIHHRVFINGNKTVVFPASPGSYASERMG from the coding sequence ATGACAAGCCAAGCCGCCGCCGTCCTGACCATCCAGTGCGAATCCCGTCGCGGGATCGTGGCCGCCGTATCGGGCTATCTGGCCGAACAGGGCTGCAACATCACCGATTCCGCGCAGTATGACGACCCGGCCACCGGCAAGTTCTTTGCCCGCATCTCGTTCCACCCGGAAACCGGCGCCGCTCTGCCGCAACTGCGCGACGGCTTTGCCCCCATCGCCGGCCGGTTCGGCATGGACTGGGCGATCCACGATGGCGCGGTGCCGGTCAAGGTGCTGCTGATGGTGTCGAACTTTGGCCATTGCCTGAACGACCTGCTGTATCGCTGGCGCATCGGGGCGCTGCCGGTGGAGATCGTGGGTGTGGTGTCGAACCACCTGACCTATCAGAAACTGGTGGTGAACCACGACATCCCGTTCCACCACATCAAGGTGACCAAGGATACCAAGGCCGAATCCGAAGCCCGCCTGCTGGCGCTGATCGAGGAAAGCGGCACCGAACTGGTGGTGCTGGCGCGCTACATGCAGATCCTGTCCGATGCGATGTGCCGCAAGATGTCGGGGCGGATCATCAACATCCACCATTCCTTTCTGCCCAGCTTCAAGGGGGCCAACCCCTACAAGCAGGCCTTTGACCGCGGCGTGAAGCTGATCGGGGCAACCTCGCATTATGTCACCGCCGATCTGGACGAAGGCCCGATCATCGAACAGGAAACCGTGCGCGTGACCCATGCGCAATCGCCCGAGGATTATGTCTCGCTGGGGCGCGAGGTGGAATCCTCGGTGCTGGCGCATGCGGTCCATGCCCATATCCACCACCGGGTGTTCATCAACGGCAACAAGACGGTGGTCTTCCCCGCCTCGCCCGGATCCTACGCCTCGGAACGCATGGGCTGA
- a CDS encoding CHASE domain-containing protein, with amino-acid sequence MLRKLHIPAFALLVAAGAGAGITGLVHRTETARATETLGRRLAEAADRIEDRIEHISTVLVATRSFLGTRTNPDIPRDRFARYVESLVQTGVLEGVHGLGLSEIVGTGDIGALQDRLRRDYGPDRVIWPETGDPGLRTAIMLLEPADDRNIAAIGYDMYSEPVRRAAMRAAMDIGQPVMSGPVKLVQNTTPDRNTGTLIFLFMDGAERSGAPGFVYAPVRMGRLFDELSAGSADRQAIRVTDAAQPEVPLFESPDHAARTAAGAMAARHEITIAGRQWLFEGRRSEAGGLLELWPLTMLVGTASALLSVLLALAVQGVAASIRHNREFARSQQRSLQEKDLHLREMSHRLKNSLARVAAMTRQAARKADSAESFVTSMTQRLNSMAQAQDMLIRSATEGADLRQLISAELKQIYGDGDVGASLTGPDLRLNATQTQALGLTVHELATNALKYGAGANPGGQLAIDWAVERAGRGQRLRLVWAETTAAPVTAPARQGFGSQLIDSCIRLELGGTIERVFGDTGLRVTITIPFDPPGPTR; translated from the coding sequence ATGCTGCGCAAGCTGCACATTCCCGCCTTTGCCTTGCTGGTCGCCGCAGGTGCGGGGGCCGGCATCACCGGCCTTGTCCACCGCACCGAAACCGCCCGCGCCACCGAAACGCTGGGCCGCCGGCTGGCCGAGGCGGCCGACCGGATCGAAGACCGGATCGAACATATCTCCACGGTGCTGGTCGCCACCCGGTCCTTTCTGGGCACCCGCACCAATCCCGACATCCCGCGCGACCGCTTTGCCCGCTATGTCGAAAGCCTGGTGCAGACCGGCGTGCTGGAAGGCGTGCACGGCCTTGGCCTGTCGGAAATCGTCGGCACGGGCGACATTGGCGCCTTGCAGGATCGGCTGCGCCGGGATTACGGCCCCGACCGCGTGATCTGGCCGGAAACCGGCGACCCCGGCCTGCGCACCGCGATCATGCTGCTGGAACCGGCCGACGACCGGAATATCGCCGCCATCGGCTATGACATGTATTCCGAACCCGTGCGCCGCGCCGCGATGCGGGCCGCGATGGACATCGGGCAGCCGGTGATGTCGGGGCCGGTCAAGCTGGTGCAGAACACCACGCCCGACCGCAACACCGGCACGCTGATCTTTCTGTTCATGGACGGGGCAGAACGCAGCGGCGCCCCCGGCTTTGTCTATGCCCCGGTCCGCATGGGGCGGCTGTTCGACGAGCTTTCGGCAGGATCGGCAGATCGGCAGGCGATCCGGGTCACCGATGCGGCGCAGCCCGAGGTGCCGCTGTTCGAAAGCCCCGACCACGCCGCGCGGACCGCCGCCGGCGCCATGGCCGCGCGGCACGAAATCACCATCGCCGGCCGGCAATGGCTGTTCGAAGGACGCCGGAGCGAGGCGGGGGGCCTGCTGGAACTGTGGCCGCTGACCATGCTGGTCGGCACGGCATCGGCGCTGCTGTCGGTGCTGCTGGCGCTGGCGGTGCAGGGGGTTGCCGCCTCGATCCGGCACAACCGGGAATTCGCCCGGTCGCAGCAGCGCAGCTTGCAGGAAAAGGATCTGCACCTGCGGGAAATGTCGCACCGGCTGAAGAACTCGCTGGCCCGTGTGGCCGCCATGACCCGTCAGGCCGCCCGCAAGGCCGACAGCGCCGAGTCCTTTGTCACCTCGATGACGCAGCGCCTGAATTCGATGGCGCAGGCGCAGGACATGCTGATCCGGTCCGCCACCGAAGGCGCCGACCTGCGCCAGCTGATCTCGGCCGAGCTGAAGCAGATTTATGGCGATGGCGATGTGGGGGCCAGCCTGACCGGCCCCGACCTGCGGCTGAACGCCACCCAGACCCAGGCCCTGGGGCTGACGGTACACGAACTGGCCACCAATGCGCTGAAATACGGCGCGGGCGCGAACCCCGGTGGACAGCTGGCCATCGACTGGGCGGTGGAACGCGCGGGCCGCGGACAGCGGCTGCGGCTGGTCTGGGCCGAAACCACCGCCGCCCCCGTCACGGCACCCGCCCGGCAGGGCTTTGGCAGCCAGCTGATCGACAGCTGCATCCGGCTGGAACTGGGCGGCACGATCGAACGGGTGTTCGGCGACACCGGGCTGCGCGTCACCATCACCATCCCGTTCGATCCCCCGGGGCCCACCCGTTAG
- a CDS encoding AI-2E family transporter, which produces MGLEVVPRPTGHAGSGGLHDQARKRMTLNTLLVTTLIAAILHFGREIFLPLAFAVVITFALTPVVSFLRNRGLPNLAAVLGAVTVAFVAIGLFMLVVVAQVGTLARDLPTFQANIVTKLDSVQDSGDGTGMIARLTRMATEIGERLNLGPPDNTGTEQPQPVQVKVMSERNAFEVLRDLIVPLVGPIGTAGLVIVVVIFMLLERDELRDRLIRLVGTNDIHKSTQVMEDAGSRVARYLLIQLLVNTIYAVPIGLGLWLIGVPNAALWGMLTLVLRFVPYIGSIMAAVFPLFLSFAASPDWSMLLWTAALFVIVELITSNVIEPWLYGSRTGVSPLAIIVSAIFWTWIWGPMGLVLSTPLTVCLVVLGRHIPQFEVFNILFGDEPVLAPHSRLYQRLLVGDVVESTFRAEEALEEQFIADYHRDVGIPALLLAQSDYERGIVDKPQEQRMAGAAMRFLDELDAVVQEELDEAAAVEAAGDAPAPVLEGVGRRLVCIGGQSELDDVSARMLAQAARAEGAEALALAHADLAPSRFAAVTGAGAGCVVLNFLEASPPRVALLHIRRIKRAVPGVRVGVVIWQPVTANWAGRDTGAEAAGIGADFCVGTMDAALTEAFADRAPVPLPEPVRTPVRRKTRARSA; this is translated from the coding sequence ATGGGTCTTGAAGTGGTGCCCCGTCCGACCGGCCATGCAGGGTCTGGCGGCCTGCATGATCAGGCCCGCAAGCGGATGACACTGAACACCCTGCTGGTCACCACGCTGATCGCCGCGATCCTGCATTTCGGGCGCGAAATCTTTCTGCCGCTGGCCTTTGCGGTGGTGATCACCTTTGCGTTGACGCCGGTCGTCAGCTTTCTGCGCAACCGGGGCCTGCCCAATCTGGCGGCGGTGCTGGGGGCGGTGACGGTGGCCTTTGTGGCCATCGGGCTGTTCATGCTGGTGGTGGTGGCGCAGGTCGGCACGCTGGCGCGCGACCTGCCGACGTTCCAGGCCAATATCGTCACCAAGCTGGACAGCGTGCAGGACAGCGGCGACGGCACAGGCATGATCGCCCGCCTGACCCGCATGGCCACCGAGATCGGCGAGCGGCTGAACCTTGGCCCACCGGACAATACCGGCACCGAACAGCCCCAGCCCGTGCAGGTCAAGGTGATGAGCGAGCGCAACGCCTTCGAGGTGCTGCGCGACCTGATCGTGCCCCTTGTCGGCCCCATCGGCACGGCGGGTCTGGTGATCGTGGTGGTCATCTTCATGCTGCTGGAACGGGATGAGTTGCGCGACCGGCTGATCCGGCTGGTAGGCACCAACGATATCCACAAAAGCACCCAGGTGATGGAGGATGCCGGCAGCCGCGTGGCGCGCTATCTGCTGATCCAGCTGCTGGTGAACACCATCTATGCCGTGCCCATCGGGCTGGGCCTGTGGCTGATCGGCGTGCCCAATGCCGCGCTGTGGGGCATGCTGACGCTGGTGTTGCGGTTTGTACCCTATATCGGGTCGATCATGGCGGCGGTGTTTCCGCTGTTCCTGTCGTTTGCCGCCTCGCCCGACTGGTCGATGCTGCTGTGGACGGCGGCGTTGTTCGTGATTGTCGAGCTGATCACCTCGAACGTCATCGAACCCTGGCTGTATGGCAGCCGCACCGGGGTCAGCCCGCTGGCCATCATCGTGTCGGCAATCTTCTGGACCTGGATCTGGGGGCCGATGGGGCTGGTGCTGTCGACGCCGCTGACGGTGTGTCTGGTGGTGCTGGGCCGGCATATTCCGCAGTTCGAGGTGTTCAACATCCTGTTCGGCGACGAACCCGTGCTGGCGCCGCATTCGCGCCTGTATCAGCGGCTGCTGGTTGGCGATGTGGTCGAAAGCACCTTCCGCGCCGAAGAGGCGCTGGAGGAACAGTTCATCGCCGACTACCACCGCGATGTGGGCATTCCTGCCCTGCTGCTGGCCCAGTCGGATTATGAACGCGGCATCGTGGACAAGCCGCAAGAGCAGCGCATGGCCGGCGCGGCCATGCGGTTCCTGGATGAACTGGATGCCGTCGTGCAGGAGGAACTGGACGAGGCGGCGGCGGTCGAGGCCGCCGGCGATGCGCCCGCCCCGGTGCTGGAGGGGGTCGGCCGCCGGCTGGTCTGCATTGGCGGGCAGTCCGAACTGGATGACGTTTCGGCCCGCATGCTGGCCCAGGCCGCCCGTGCCGAAGGGGCCGAGGCGCTGGCGCTGGCCCATGCCGATCTGGCGCCCAGCCGCTTTGCCGCCGTGACCGGGGCGGGGGCCGGATGCGTTGTGCTGAACTTCCTCGAAGCCAGCCCGCCGCGCGTGGCGCTGCTACATATCCGCCGGATCAAGCGGGCGGTGCCGGGCGTGCGGGTGGGCGTGGTGATCTGGCAGCCCGTCACCGCAAACTGGGCCGGCCGCGATACCGGGGCCGAGGCGGCGGGCATCGGCGCCGATTTCTGCGTCGGCACCATGGATGCCGCCCTGACCGAGGCCTTTGCCGACCGTGCGCCCGTTCCGCTGCCCGAACCCGTGCGCACCCCGGTCCGCCGCAAGACACGGGCGCGCAGCGCCTGA
- a CDS encoding DUF1328 domain-containing protein — protein sequence MLGWAVTFLVVALIAGVLGFGGIAGTSVGIAKVLFFIFIILFVISLVARALKGRPPV from the coding sequence ATGCTCGGATGGGCTGTCACGTTTCTGGTCGTCGCGCTGATCGCCGGGGTTCTCGGCTTTGGCGGCATCGCCGGCACCTCGGTCGGCATCGCCAAGGTGCTGTTCTTCATCTTCATCATCCTGTTCGTGATCTCGCTGGTCGCCCGCGCGCTCAAAGGTCGTCCCCCGGTCTGA